In Thermanaerothrix sp., one DNA window encodes the following:
- the pgsA gene encoding CDP-diacylglycerol--glycerol-3-phosphate 3-phosphatidyltransferase produces YIARKRGIGTNLGKFIDPLADKILVTAVLVSLVELQRLPAWIVVVIVSREFIVTGLRMVAAAEGIVIAASKGGKAKTVSQIVAIAMMILNLPGGIWVMWLAMGLTVWSGMDYLVKGKDLLSR; encoded by the coding sequence GTTACATAGCAAGAAAGAGGGGCATAGGGACGAACCTTGGGAAGTTTATAGACCCCTTGGCGGACAAGATACTGGTCACCGCGGTGTTGGTGTCCCTGGTGGAGCTTCAGCGTCTTCCCGCCTGGATAGTGGTGGTCATAGTTTCCAGGGAGTTCATAGTGACGGGGCTTAGGATGGTGGCCGCTGCGGAGGGAATAGTTATAGCCGCCAGCAAGGGCGGCAAGGCCAAGACGGTCAGCCAGATAGTGGCGATAGCCATGATGATCCTTAACCTTCCGGGCGGCATATGGGTGATGTGGCTTGCCATGGGCCTTACCGTGTGGTCCGGCATGGATTACCTGGTAAAGGGGAAGGATCTGCTGAGCCGTTGA
- a CDS encoding M20 family metallo-hydrolase — translation MGVLRLGKDLGALDARLVSLEGAMVDALSELVRRPAVSPDDGGDGEHDKAFFIESLVSSLGLGPVERYVSKDPRAKGGIRPNLVLRVPGTDSSAGRLWIFTHMDVVPEGDRSLWRFDPFEPHLEGGRLYGRGSNDNGQELVASLFALKAVVESGGPRREVCLAFVADEEVGSQHGIGFLLKEHGDLFDPSDLILVPDGGTESGDFIEVAEKTILWVEFQVDGCQVHASRPDQGLNACRVANELSVALDRALKGAFPEEDPLFEPPFSTFEPTRRLANVGNVNTIPGKEVFCLDCRVLPHVKVEDVERVFAGEVRKAQDSFGARISYRFLQKGEPTEATDPSSPVVALLREAVEDVLKIKPRVGGIGGGTCAAFFREAKMPAVVWAQEADTAHMPDEYAEVSHMVNEAKVFARMML, via the coding sequence ATGGGGGTGTTGCGGTTGGGCAAGGACTTAGGGGCTTTGGATGCCAGGTTGGTCTCCCTTGAGGGGGCCATGGTGGACGCTTTGTCTGAGTTGGTGAGGCGTCCTGCGGTTTCTCCTGACGATGGCGGCGATGGGGAGCATGATAAGGCGTTTTTCATAGAATCCCTGGTGTCGTCCCTTGGGTTGGGGCCAGTGGAGAGGTATGTCTCAAAGGATCCAAGGGCCAAGGGGGGCATAAGGCCCAATTTGGTCCTAAGGGTTCCCGGCACCGACAGCTCCGCCGGAAGGCTTTGGATCTTTACCCACATGGACGTGGTTCCCGAGGGAGACAGGTCCCTTTGGCGGTTTGATCCCTTTGAGCCCCATTTGGAAGGAGGGCGCTTATATGGGCGGGGGTCTAACGACAACGGCCAGGAGCTGGTGGCGTCACTTTTTGCCCTCAAGGCGGTGGTGGAGAGCGGAGGACCCCGCCGGGAGGTTTGTCTTGCCTTCGTGGCGGACGAAGAGGTGGGAAGCCAGCACGGCATAGGGTTCCTTCTCAAGGAGCATGGGGATTTGTTTGATCCGTCGGATCTCATCTTGGTTCCCGACGGTGGCACCGAGTCCGGGGACTTCATCGAGGTGGCGGAGAAGACGATCCTTTGGGTGGAGTTTCAGGTTGATGGGTGCCAGGTTCACGCGAGCAGGCCAGATCAGGGGCTTAACGCATGCAGGGTGGCGAACGAGCTTTCCGTGGCTTTGGACAGGGCCCTTAAGGGGGCCTTCCCGGAGGAGGATCCCCTGTTTGAGCCTCCTTTTTCCACCTTTGAGCCCACCAGGAGGCTGGCGAACGTTGGAAACGTGAACACCATTCCGGGCAAGGAGGTCTTCTGCCTGGATTGTAGGGTGCTGCCCCACGTCAAGGTGGAGGACGTGGAGCGCGTGTTCGCCGGTGAGGTTAGGAAGGCCCAGGATTCCTTCGGTGCCAGGATCTCATATCGTTTCCTCCAGAAGGGGGAGCCCACGGAAGCCACGGATCCCTCTTCTCCGGTGGTTGCGCTGCTTAGGGAGGCGGTGGAGGACGTGTTGAAGATCAAGCCCCGGGTTGGAGGGATAGGGGGTGGCACCTGCGCCGCCTTCTTCCGGGAGGCTAAAATGCCCGCGGTGGTATGGGCCCAGGAGGCGGACACCGCCCACATGCCGGACGAGTATGCGGAGGTATCCCACATGGTGAACGAGGCCAAGGTCTTCGCCAGGATGATGCTGTAG